A window of Ipomoea triloba cultivar NCNSP0323 chromosome 2, ASM357664v1 contains these coding sequences:
- the LOC116010825 gene encoding uncharacterized protein LOC116010825, which translates to MRDHRDLKTVSTDKLFSDLKAYEFEMKSKLEEERNSKNSCGKTTSTIHLKEIKEVHPEDQEGNFLMITQTCVTTVENQDISWQNVHLSALHDEMWDVISDGPIEIMKVNPSSILSPDGPQYVSKPKMEWTSDDRLRSNLDNIAKDILFKAVDDTIFPKIRKCKTAKDVWDKFEDFKMLPSENIADMDARLVKVLGEISDLGKTINQKEISLKILHGLPSSWDMKVTAMRDHRDLKTVSTDKLFSDLKAYEFEMKSKLEEEREERTTALVAEQPSNSRKFKKFMWKNNFNNSSQRNQGSSSRRPRREFSDDNTNLCYNCRKPGHFMAECPYPKEISESKDRRFKKDKRKALISDPLETSGSEESSSDESDSSTEDTALLCLLSITSESDFQEKCLMAHEVEEDEVTSKSFDYVNSPFSRESIFQLMKDCQTVMDTHSQLKERNDSLILEKDKINEKLQNALLEMRNLKAENIRLQEECKAREIRELKIFAFKKSVKLEKLENIILGRQ; encoded by the exons ATGCGAGATCATAGGGATCTAAAAACTGTTTCAACTGACAAACTCTTTAGTGATCTCAAAGCGTACGAGTTCGAGATGAAATCAAAACTTGAGGAGGAAC gaaattcaaaaaattcatgTGGAAAAACAACTTCAACAATTCATCTCAAAGAAATCAAGGAAGTTCATCCAGAAGACCAAGAAGGGAATTTTCTGATGATAACACAAACTTGTGTTACAACTGTAGAAAACCAGGACATTTCATGGCAGAAT GTACATTTATCCGCTCTTCACGATGAAATGTGGGATGTTATCTCAGATGGTCCTATTGAAATCATGAAGGTCAATCCTTCATCAATCCTAAGCCCAGATGGACCGCAGTATGTTTCAAAGCCAAAGATGGAATGGACTTCTGACGATAGATTGCGAAGTAACCTGGACAATATAGCTAAGGATATACTGTTCAAAGCTGTGGATGATACAATCTTCCCAAAAATCCGTAAGTGCAAAACAGCTAAAGACGTGTGGGAT aagtttgaagacttcaagatgTTGCCAAGTGAAAACATTGCGGACATGGATGCTAGACTGGTCAAAGTTTTGGGAGAAATTAGTGATCTTGGAAAGACCATTAATCAGAAAGAAATCTCTCTCAAAATACTCCACGGACTACCGTCAAGCTGGGATATGAAAGTGACAGCCATGCGAGATCATAGGGATCTAAAAACTGTTTCAACTGACAAACTCTTTAGTGATCTCAAAGCGTACGAGTTCGAGATGAAATCAAAACTTGAGGAGGAACGTGAAGAAAGAACCACAGCCTTAGTAGCCGAACAACCATCAAACTCAAG gaaattcaaaaaattcatgTGGAAAAACAACTTCAACAATTCATCTCAAAGAAATCAAGGAAGTTCATCCAGAAGACCAAGAAGGGAATTTTCTGATGATAACACAAACTTGTGTTACAACTGTAGAAAACCAGGACATTTCATGGCAGAATGTCCATACCCCAAG GAAATATCTGAATCAAAGGATAGAAGATTCAAGAAGGATAAAAGGAAAGCTTTAATAAGTGACCCTCTTGAGACAAGTGGGTCTGAGGAATCTTCAAGTGATGAAAGTGATAGCTCAACGGAGGATACTGCACTGCTGTGTCTTCTAAGCATAACCAGTGAATCAGATTTCCAAGAAAAATGCCTAATGGCGCATGAAGTAGAAGAAGAcgaggtaacatctaaatcttttgattaTGTAAATTCACCTTTTTCTAGAGAatctatatttcaattaatgaaaGATTGTCAAACTGTTATGGACACTCATTCTCAACTCAAAGAGCGCAATGATTCtctaattcttgaaaaagataaaataaatgagaaattgcAAAATGCTTTACTTGAGATGAGAAACTTGAAAGCTGAAAATATTcgccttcaagaagagtgtaaagctAGAGAAATTAGAGAACTGAAAATATTcgccttcaagaagagtgtaaagctAGAGAAATTAGAGAACATAATCTTAGGGAGACAATAG
- the LOC116010823 gene encoding integrator complex subunit 6 homolog produces the protein MHFQDDHAKRDSHHHHHHHQIMSGSAAANQALKINRGSHFIKKSPSSSSSSSSSSSSSSSSSVINGVSAAIASTTAMPQPRHPVIIYTHSPKVIHTQPKDFMALVQKLTGFSRPAAMANEDGRASPPPPPPQGHPKPEPCDDYIITEITNRNNHEITDNDSTSVVTDEKEGSSSVGHAFDAQNNRPPFGNCVDSLLLMRSSISSSSSSLESVKDLPDF, from the exons ATGCATTTTCAAGATGATCATGCAAAGAGAGACtcccatcaccatcaccatcaccatcagaTCATGAGCGGCAGCGCGGCAGCAAACCAGGCGTTGAAGATCAACCGAGGTTCTCATTTCATCAAGAAATCCCCGTCCTCCTCATCTTCTTCCTCGTCGTCTTCGTCATCCTCGTCGTCATCCTCGGTTATAAATGGCGTATCGGCCGCCATTGCAAGTACCACCGCCATGCCTCAACCCCGTCACCCGGTCATAATCTACACGCATTCCCCAAAGGTCATCCACACCCAGCCTAAAGACTTCATGGCGTTAGTGCAGAAGCTCACCGGCTTCTCTCGCCCCGCCGCCATGGCCAACGAGGACGGCCGCGCTTCACCGCCGCCTCCTCCTCCCCAGGGCCACCCTAAACCCGAGCCTTGCGACGATTATATAATCACAGAAATAACTAATAGAAATAATCATGAGATCACAGATAATGATTCCACCTCGGTGGTGACAGATGAAAAAGAAGGGAGCTCTAGTGTAGGCCATGCTTTTGATGCTCAGAataaca GACCACCATTTGGTAACTGTGTGGATTCATTGCTTTTGATGAGAAGttccatttcttcttcctcttcttcattGGAGAGCGTGAAGGACCTTCCAGATTTTtga
- the LOC116010424 gene encoding uncharacterized protein LOC116010424: protein MAMVSKTRTMLEDLVREGSFKWLNRTHSSFDKDFEEMEKSPSSGGKNSLPELSHYANVVAWRCSKILEISVSQLKENFDEEASDSLRQPSHYARNFLEYCCFRALALSVNVNGYLGDRNFRRLTFDMMVAWEFPAAGSQASISMEDATVGVEAFSRIASAVPIIANVIVSNNIFNVLTSATDCRLHFSVYEKYLIGMERAIKKLKSQSESSHLSSLRSERGEKILELDGTVTTQPVLEHMGISTWPGRLTLTDHALYFEALRVVSYDKAKVYDLSQDLNQVVKPELTGPWGTRLFDKAVLYKSVSLQDPVIMEFPELKGHTRRDYWLAIIREILYVHRFIRKFQITGIEREEALLKAIFGILRVQALKDMSSTSADHISYEDLLMFNVCDQLPGGDVILETLANRSVVRELERTNSPKCRNEVHSVSALAMASNLGFVFGSSSHVPNATGISVGEIAVGEMTPLEKAVKESRTNYKNLVSAQATVDGVKVDGIDTNLAVMKELLSPMTQLGNWLLFLAHWEDPLKSIVFCIVVTYIISRGWLGYASAFLLAFIAVFMLLTRYFSQGRPADELKVIAPPEMTTMEQLLAVQNAISQAEELIQDGNIVLLKIRALLLSIFPQATEKFAGALFVMALVLAFLPYRYIILLLFLEVFTRNSPLRKTSTERWTRRLREWWFSIPAAPVALERSKEDKKKR, encoded by the exons ATGGCTATGGTAAGCAAGACAAGGACTATGCTCGAGGATCTGGTTAGAGAGGGATCATTCAAATGGTTGAACAGAACCCACAGTTCATTTGATAAGGATTTTGAGGAGATGGAAAAGTCTCCATCATCAGGTGGAAAGAACTCGTTGCCGGAGCTCTCTCATTATGCAAATGTTGTTGCCTGGAGATGCTCAAA GATCCTTGAAATTTCCGTGAGTCAACTTAAAGAAAACTTTGATGAAGAGGCTTCTGATTCTTTAAGGCAGCCATCGCATTATGCACGAAACTTTTTGGAATATTGTTGCTTCAGGGCTCTTGCATTGTCTGTAAATGTAAATGGGTATCTAGGTGACCGAAATTTTCGGCGTCTTACATTTGATATGATGGTTGCTTGGGAGTTTCCAGCAGCTGGTAGCCAAGCATCTATCAGT ATGGAAGATGCCACTGTTGGTGTTGAAGCTTTTTCAAGAATTGCTTCTGCAGTTCCCATAATTGCCAATGTGATTGTTAGTAATAACATTTTCAACGTGCTTACTTCGGCAACAGATTGTAGACTTCATTTTTCTGTCTATGAAAAGTACCTTATTGGTATGGAAAG GGctattaaaaaattgaagagcCAGTCAGAGTCATCTCACCTTTCCTCCCTACGTTCTGAAAGAGGGGAGAAGATCCTGGAACTGGATGGAACAGTCACAACCCAGCCTGTTCTTGAACATATGGGAATTTCTACATGGCCTG GTAGGCTAACTCTGACGGATCACGCTCTCTATTTTGAAGCCCTTCGTGTTGTGTCTTATGACAAGGCAAAAGTGTATGACCTCTCGCAAGATCTAAATCAGGTTGTTAAACCTGAACTAACAGGGCCATGGGGCACAAGACTTTTTGATAAAGCAGTCTTGTATAAATCAGTCTCCTT GCAAGACCCTGTTATTATGGAGTTTCCGGAACTCAAAGGGCATACGCGTCGAGACTATTGGTTAGCCATAATTCGTGAGATTTTATATGTGCATAGATTTATAAGGAAGTTCCAGATCACCGGAATTGAGAGAGAAGAAGCGCTTTTAAAGGCTATTTTCGGAATTCTGCGAGTACAAGCACTAAAAGATATGAGTTCTACATCCGCAGATCACATTAGTTATGAGGATCTTTTGATGTTCAATGTGTGTGATCAGCTTCCGGGTGGAGATGTAATACTGGAAACACTTGCTAATAGATCGGTTGTGCGGGAATTGGAGCGGACAAACTCTCCCAAGTGCAGAAATGAAGTGCACTCAGTTTCTGCTCTGGCAATGGCGTCCAACTTGGGTTTTGTGTTTGGATCAAGTTCTCATGTTCCTAATGCGACAGGAATCAGTGTAGGTGAGATTGCTGTAGGTGAGATGACTCCCTTGGAAAAAGCAGTTAAGGAATCTAGAACCAACTACAAAAATTTAGTGTCCGCACAAGCTACCGTCGATGGAGTTAAAGTTGATGGTATCGATACCAACTTGGCAGTTATGAAG GAGTTGCTGTCACCCATGACTCAACTTGGGAATTGGCTTCTTTTTCTAGCACATTGGGAAGACCCGTTAAAGTCCATCGTTTTCTGCATAGTTGTCACGTATATTATTAGCAG GGGATGGCTGGGATATGCTTCTGCCTTCTTGCTCGCCTTTATTGCGGTCTTTATGTTACTTACTCGCTATTTTAGCCAAGGCAGACCAGCCGATGAACTCAAAGTGATAGCTCCTCCCGAAATGACCACCATGGAGCAGCTTCTGGCTGTCCAAAACGCAATCTCTCAAGCTGAAGAACTGATCCAAGATGGAAACATTGTTCTTCTCAAGATTCGTGCCTTACTGTTGTCCATATTCCCAcag GCAACTGAGAAGTTTGCGGGTGCTCTTTTTGTCATGGCATTGGTTTTGGCGTTCTTGCCATACCGATACATAATCCTACTGCTTTTCCTGGAGGTCTTCACCCGAAACTCTCCACTTAGGAAAACAAGCACAGAAAGATGGACTAGGAGATTGCGGGAATGGTGGTTTAGCATACCCGCAGCTCCTGTGGCTCTCGAAAGATCTAAAGAAGACAAGAAGAAACGATGA
- the LOC116011387 gene encoding uncharacterized protein LOC116011387 gives MSPPHFQGYNQQIIMSRRMNNPALKINPGSRFIKKSSPPPSPPLQPSPPLDGPTAGPRHPVVIYTHSPKIIRTHPKDFMALVQKLTGYSAPASAPPSPPSPPPPMPEPCDEYLITDLANNSDHSTGNNTNKSSGDDDVSARYNWLMMGEDKDLTTMDEKVGSCSIGHGFDPKNNSKFYFDNNNNSEFIKNSNNMSYFDPTSMDFGFPSTTPFDNCGDSLHLMRSSVSSPPPSLVTKGGSTDLGSPESVMDFPDFFG, from the coding sequence ATGAGCCCACCGCATTTTCAGGGCTATAATCaacagattattatgagcagaAGAATGAACAACCCGGCATTGAAGATCAACCCGGGCTCCCGTTTCATCAAGAAATCGTCGCCGCCGCCATCGCCGCCGTTGCAGCCGTCGCCGCCGTTAGATGGTCCGACTGCCGGGCCTCGCCACCCGGTGGTAATATACACACACTCTCCAAAAATCATCCGCACCCACCCTAAGGATTTCATGGCTCTCGTGCAGAAGCTCACCGGCTATTCCGCCCCCGCCTCTGCTCCGCCGTCTCCGCCGTCTCCTCCACCGCCTATGCCGGAGCCTTGCGACGAATATTTAATCACCGATCTAGCTAATAATAGTGATCACAGTACTGGCAATAATACCAATAAGAGCAGCGGTGATGATGACGTCAGTGCAAGATATAATTGGTTGATGATGGGAGAAGATAAGGACTTGACAACGATGGATGAGAAGGTAGGGAGCTGTAGTATAGGCCATGGTTTtgatccaaaaaataatagtaaattttattttgataataataataatagtgaattTATAAAGAATAGTAATAATATGTCATATTTTGATCCAACCTCCATGGATTTCGGGTTCCCAAGTACTACACCATTTGATAATTGTGGAGATTCATTGCATTTGATGAGAAGCTCCGTTTCTTCTCCCCCTCCTTCATTGGTCACGAAAGGTGGCTCCACCGATCTAGGTTCCCCGGAGAGTGTGATGGATTTTCCTGATTTTTTTGGGTGa